One Chanodichthys erythropterus isolate Z2021 chromosome 22, ASM2448905v1, whole genome shotgun sequence DNA window includes the following coding sequences:
- the cdkn2aipnl gene encoding CDKN2AIP N-terminal-like protein, with the protein MATTDVEDFIGQNRLLADFVEKFRGLSESDKQWKYRREFLFRNISNYEEEESRVDHLLAMSMVWANNVFLGCRYNPELLERVREMADGIDVEDAPVFKTRDELIQQQQQKR; encoded by the exons ATGGCGACTACAGATGTCGAAGATTTCATCGGACAAAACAGGCTGTTGGCAGACTTTGTCGAGAAGTTTCGCGGCCTGTCCGAAAGCGACAAGCAGTGGAAGTACAGGAGGGAGTTTTTATTCAGGAACATCAGCAACTATGAAGAGGAAGAGTCTCGAGTGGATCATCTGCTCGCGATGTCTATGGTGTGGGCGAACAACGTGTTCCTGGGCTGCAG GTACAACCCAGAGCTGCtggagagagtgagagagatggCTGATGGGATTGATGTGGAGGACGCTCCTGTTTTCAAGACCAGAGATGAGCTGatccaacaacaacaacagaag